The Aureitalea marina genome includes a window with the following:
- a CDS encoding carboxypeptidase-like regulatory domain-containing protein has product MKTHINSKKKAFEKRVILTALIFLFGLMVSPMLAQNTDREVSGRIQSMDGPVSGASIILKGTSIWASSDDDGFFTFPQTLKQNDILVITSLGYYDKEVVIKGDTSHIEPILEDIEVVIVGALRTSSSKGEDGMKNE; this is encoded by the coding sequence ATGAAAACACACATTAACTCAAAAAAGAAGGCGTTTGAAAAACGAGTAATTCTTACTGCACTGATCTTTTTATTTGGTCTGATGGTAAGTCCGATGTTGGCACAAAATACGGACCGGGAAGTAAGCGGAAGAATCCAGAGTATGGATGGTCCTGTATCCGGGGCATCCATCATCTTAAAAGGAACTTCAATCTGGGCCTCCTCAGATGATGACGGCTTCTTTACCTTCCCGCAGACCCTCAAACAAAATGACATCTTGGTGATCACCTCCCTGGGTTATTACGACAAGGAAGTGGTCATCAAAGGAGATACTTCGCATATCGAACCCATACTGGAAGATATAGAGGTTGTTATCGTGGGAGCTTTAAGGACCTCATCCTCTAAGGGAGAAGATGGCATGAAGAATGAATGA
- a CDS encoding transglutaminase domain-containing protein, with the protein MRSFNLLLLFVLASPVLAQPADFDHINLRPAENRARQFQGEELDHLPILVQNLTATLNTDVERFRAIYLWVCHNIKGDYAMTQMNIRKRKRLQEDGAGLEVWNSQVRKEIFSILKDRKETLCTGYAFLIQAMSRLAGIESEIVNGFGRSDGLKKRPIGMANHSWNRVRLNGKWYLCDATWSAGYFDETNHLFVFEYDDSYFLMEPEKFAQSHYSYSNPDKLATER; encoded by the coding sequence ATGAGGTCATTTAATCTCCTTTTGCTCTTCGTCCTGGCTAGTCCAGTTCTGGCTCAACCGGCCGATTTTGATCATATCAATCTCAGGCCGGCTGAAAACCGAGCCAGACAGTTCCAAGGCGAAGAGCTTGACCATTTGCCCATACTTGTCCAAAATCTGACGGCAACCCTAAATACGGACGTGGAGCGGTTCCGGGCCATTTACCTTTGGGTGTGTCACAATATTAAAGGGGACTATGCCATGACTCAAATGAACATCAGAAAACGGAAGCGTTTGCAAGAGGATGGCGCTGGATTAGAGGTTTGGAATTCTCAAGTTCGAAAGGAGATCTTTTCAATCCTCAAAGACCGGAAAGAGACGCTCTGCACGGGCTACGCATTCTTGATACAAGCCATGAGCAGATTAGCTGGAATAGAGAGCGAGATCGTCAATGGCTTTGGCCGATCAGATGGACTAAAAAAAAGACCGATCGGTATGGCCAACCATTCCTGGAACAGGGTAAGACTAAACGGAAAATGGTATCTCTGCGATGCCACCTGGTCTGCCGGTTATTTTGATGAGACCAATCACCTCTTTGTATTTGAATACGATGACTCTTATTTCCTGATGGAACCGGAAAAATTTGCCCAGAGCCACTACTCATATAGCAATCCTGATAAACTGGCTACCGAACGTTAG